Proteins encoded by one window of Cylindrospermum stagnale PCC 7417:
- a CDS encoding enoyl-CoA hydratase/isomerase produces MGINMDYQTLKINHQSAVQRIQIYRPEANNSINSQLIQELLSALQAAEAEEAVKVVILEGLPDVFCTGMDFQEIADGKQVDQKMSSHGYYNILKQMSQCSKVIVSLVRGKVQAGGVGLVAASDIVIADETVTFVLSELLFGLLPACVLPFLIRRIGFQKAYRLALTTQEISASEAYNLGLIDEYGSNTNKLISQYVKRLKYLPSSGVRELKNYINQLWIIQAETQDLAVNKISSLLDDPTVQEKIKRFKNEGIFPWQA; encoded by the coding sequence ATGGGTATAAACATGGACTATCAAACCCTAAAGATCAATCATCAAAGTGCTGTACAAAGGATTCAGATATATCGACCTGAAGCTAACAATAGCATCAATAGTCAACTGATTCAAGAATTGTTGTCAGCCTTGCAAGCTGCCGAAGCAGAAGAAGCAGTGAAAGTGGTGATCCTAGAGGGACTACCTGATGTGTTTTGTACGGGAATGGATTTTCAAGAAATAGCAGACGGAAAACAAGTCGATCAAAAAATGAGTTCTCATGGTTACTACAACATCCTCAAACAAATGTCACAATGTAGCAAAGTGATTGTGTCACTTGTGCGTGGCAAGGTACAAGCAGGGGGAGTGGGTTTGGTAGCAGCCAGCGATATAGTTATTGCAGATGAAACTGTCACATTTGTTTTATCAGAACTATTATTTGGTTTATTACCAGCTTGTGTCTTACCATTTTTGATTCGTCGAATAGGATTTCAAAAAGCTTACCGTTTAGCATTAACAACTCAAGAAATCTCAGCATCAGAGGCTTATAACTTGGGCTTGATTGATGAATATGGCAGCAATACTAATAAGTTAATTAGTCAATACGTTAAACGTTTAAAATATTTACCCTCATCTGGGGTGAGGGAGTTAAAAAACTATATTAATCAATTATGGATTATTCAAGCAGAAACTCAAGATTTAGCTGTTAATAAAATTTCCAGTTTGTTAGATGATCCTACTGTTCAAGAAAAAATTAAGCGCTTTAAAAATGAGGGTATATTTCCATGGCAAGCCTAA